The following are encoded in a window of bacterium genomic DNA:
- a CDS encoding BamA/TamA family outer membrane protein — protein sequence MIFTNFTRSCILRLVCCISISAPFLNAQENDSLQTRIKKNFLVIPALFYTPETKLGYGAIAAIYFRKPFPENAKPTTLVPSVIYTQNKQFTAGLYADHYWDREKYHGTTEITFLKYPDVLYGVGPDTPDSSLEKFTPRTFKFSLILQKQWKPKFYAGLQYEIDHTRIIERENTGILSNTSTEGSRRGLRSGLGFMANYDTRDNTQYPTSGGNIIVSFVPFQPWLGSDYSYNRIIVDARRYYPFFRNHIAAVQMYFFQETGKPPFTDLALFGGQMMMRGYRYGRYRDRGMFVTQTEYRFPVYWRFGGVIFGSYGDVAHRISDYRITDLKTSYGYGIRFAFDENEKLNLRLDFGYGKKTSGYYISIGEAF from the coding sequence ATGATCTTCACAAACTTCACGCGCTCTTGTATTCTGCGGCTCGTGTGCTGTATCTCTATATCGGCCCCGTTCCTAAACGCACAAGAAAATGATTCGTTACAAACCCGCATCAAAAAAAATTTTCTTGTCATCCCCGCTCTGTTTTACACACCTGAAACAAAGTTAGGCTATGGCGCCATTGCGGCTATTTATTTTCGTAAACCGTTTCCTGAAAATGCCAAACCTACAACGCTAGTACCGTCGGTTATATATACACAAAACAAACAATTCACCGCCGGATTGTATGCCGATCATTATTGGGATCGCGAAAAATATCACGGCACTACAGAAATTACATTTCTCAAATACCCGGATGTACTCTATGGTGTCGGCCCCGATACACCCGATTCGTCGCTGGAAAAATTTACGCCGCGCACATTTAAGTTTTCGCTTATTCTCCAAAAGCAGTGGAAACCTAAGTTCTACGCGGGTTTACAATACGAAATTGACCACACACGTATTATCGAACGCGAGAATACCGGGATTTTATCCAACACCTCAACGGAAGGCTCACGCCGCGGATTGCGCTCGGGACTTGGTTTTATGGCCAACTACGACACCAGAGATAATACGCAATATCCTACCTCCGGCGGCAATATTATCGTTTCATTTGTACCGTTTCAACCATGGCTCGGCAGTGATTACAGTTACAACCGGATCATTGTTGACGCACGACGCTATTATCCTTTCTTTCGAAATCATATCGCCGCCGTTCAAATGTATTTTTTTCAAGAGACCGGTAAACCGCCCTTTACTGATTTAGCTTTATTTGGCGGGCAAATGATGATGCGGGGTTATCGTTACGGCCGGTACCGGGATCGCGGAATGTTTGTCACACAAACAGAATATCGTTTTCCCGTATATTGGCGCTTCGGCGGTGTGATTTTTGGCAGTTATGGCGATGTAGCCCACCGTATAAGTGACTACCGGATTACCGATCTTAAAACTTCTTACGGTTACGGCATTCGTTTTGCATTTGACGAAAATGAAAAACTGAATCTGCGTTTGGATTTCGGTTACGGCAAAAAAACTTCCGGATACTATATCAGCATCGGTGAAGCTTTTTGA
- a CDS encoding efflux RND transporter permease subunit, whose product MSITELAIKRPSLIVVIFGALTVLGIFGYNQLSYELLPKFAPPVVTISTIYPGASPSEVENSVSKPIEEAVSGLDNVSRINSTSQEGFSLVFVRLTQSANIDLALQEAQRKVNGILATMPRDVKTPVITKFALDEFPVLRMGATSSMGPREFYQFLKDRVVPRIAKQSGVAQVTLVGGNEREIKINLDAQKIKSYGLSLARVAQTIKASNLDFPTGNIKQEGTQFVVRVAGKFESVEALSLLVVGRSKQGGDIKLSDVAEVHDGQKDMSTLSRINGNESIGILVQKQSDANAVRVSELVRAELVSMEKDYENIKLKITIAQDGSQFTVDAANAVKFDLMLAIVLVALTMFLFLHSVRNSIIVMIAIPASLVSTFFAMYLLGFTLNLMTLLALSLVVGILVDDSIVVLENIYHYLEKGLKPRDAAITGRNEIGFAALSITLVDVVVFVPLAMTTGLIGNIMRQFAIVVTVSTMMSLFVSFTVTPLLASRFSKLERMTNGTFLGRFALWFEALYEAFKNHYLRLLRWALSHRKTVVTATVLLFFSSCALVPFGFIGNEFVTQGDRGEFAVFLELPSGATIESTNHATQQAEKIITAMPEVSKVFTNVGASSDGFLTMSSNNISELNVTLVDKSERTKSTDEVGELIKARIAEIPGVKVRVNPIGIFGTANQTPIQIVVSATNEADMKHAADRAMQILAAVPGATDVKLSAEDGKPETRIEVDRQKMAAFGLTIADIGQTLRIALTGDEDSKFRDGANEYTIRIRLDEFDRSNLNDVRHLSFINSRNEQIELQQFASIYQTAGPSKLQRQDRIGSITVMGQVLGRPSGNVVQDFQKAIALEKDKLGKDVTFTYLGDEENRSEGFGSMGLAFLAGVLFVYLIMVALYDSYLYPFVVLFSIPVAGVGALLALALAIKSLSIFSLLGMIMMIGLVAKNAILLVDRTNDMKAQGMQTYDALMEAGSARLRPILMTTMAMVIGMLPIALASGAGAEWKTGLAWALIGGLTSSMFLTLIFVPIVYLKFDDWKNRVPQFFKRVTGKHSEPVILATGSNGHYGKAETVKSEA is encoded by the coding sequence ATGAGTATAACAGAATTAGCCATAAAGCGTCCGTCCCTGATCGTCGTGATCTTCGGTGCGCTTACGGTGCTTGGTATTTTCGGATACAATCAGCTCAGTTATGAACTGTTGCCAAAATTTGCACCACCGGTAGTCACCATCAGTACGATTTATCCCGGCGCTTCTCCATCCGAAGTGGAAAACTCCGTCAGTAAACCGATCGAAGAAGCCGTCTCCGGTTTGGATAATGTCTCCCGTATCAATTCGACTTCCCAGGAAGGTTTTTCGCTGGTATTTGTTCGTTTGACTCAATCTGCCAATATTGATCTTGCATTGCAGGAAGCGCAACGCAAAGTCAACGGTATCCTTGCGACCATGCCCCGCGATGTCAAAACACCGGTCATTACCAAATTTGCATTGGACGAATTCCCGGTATTGCGTATGGGTGCGACCAGTTCGATGGGTCCGCGTGAATTTTATCAATTTCTCAAAGACCGCGTCGTACCGCGCATCGCCAAGCAATCCGGTGTCGCACAGGTCACTTTGGTCGGCGGTAACGAGCGCGAAATCAAAATCAATCTGGATGCGCAAAAAATCAAATCTTACGGCCTATCACTGGCACGCGTAGCCCAAACGATCAAAGCCTCTAACCTTGATTTTCCGACCGGCAATATCAAACAAGAAGGCACCCAGTTTGTCGTTCGCGTTGCGGGAAAATTTGAATCTGTCGAAGCGTTGAGCTTACTTGTCGTCGGACGCTCCAAACAAGGCGGAGATATCAAGTTATCCGATGTCGCTGAAGTGCATGATGGTCAAAAAGACATGTCAACCTTGAGCCGAATTAACGGAAACGAATCCATCGGTATTTTGGTTCAAAAACAATCCGATGCCAATGCCGTGCGCGTAAGCGAACTTGTTCGTGCGGAACTCGTAAGCATGGAAAAGGATTATGAAAACATAAAATTAAAAATTACGATCGCTCAAGACGGTTCCCAGTTTACCGTGGATGCGGCAAATGCGGTCAAATTTGATTTGATGCTGGCCATCGTACTGGTTGCGTTGACCATGTTTTTGTTTTTGCACAGCGTTCGAAATTCGATCATCGTGATGATCGCGATCCCGGCGTCACTTGTTTCCACATTTTTTGCCATGTACCTGCTGGGATTTACTCTCAACCTGATGACCTTGCTCGCGTTGTCGTTAGTCGTAGGTATTCTGGTGGACGACTCGATCGTCGTGCTTGAAAATATTTATCATTATTTGGAAAAAGGCTTAAAACCGCGCGATGCAGCGATCACCGGACGTAACGAAATCGGTTTCGCGGCGTTATCCATCACGCTCGTGGATGTGGTCGTATTTGTGCCGCTGGCCATGACCACTGGCCTTATCGGAAACATCATGCGCCAGTTTGCCATCGTAGTTACGGTTTCCACGATGATGAGTTTGTTTGTTTCATTTACAGTGACTCCGCTTCTCGCTTCGCGTTTTTCCAAACTGGAGAGAATGACGAACGGCACTTTTTTAGGTCGTTTTGCATTATGGTTTGAAGCCCTCTATGAAGCATTTAAAAATCATTATCTGCGTTTGTTGCGTTGGGCTTTATCCCATCGCAAAACCGTAGTCACCGCAACGGTGCTTTTGTTTTTCTCGAGCTGTGCGTTGGTTCCCTTTGGATTTATCGGTAATGAATTCGTTACCCAGGGCGATCGCGGTGAATTCGCCGTTTTCCTCGAACTTCCTTCGGGTGCGACCATCGAGTCAACCAATCATGCGACACAACAGGCCGAAAAGATCATTACCGCGATGCCTGAAGTGAGTAAAGTATTTACCAATGTCGGCGCATCCAGCGACGGATTTCTTACGATGTCGTCGAATAATATTTCCGAATTGAATGTTACGCTGGTGGACAAATCCGAGCGTACCAAATCAACGGATGAAGTCGGAGAACTGATCAAAGCGCGCATCGCCGAAATTCCGGGAGTTAAAGTGCGCGTAAATCCGATCGGTATTTTTGGCACGGCCAATCAAACTCCGATACAAATCGTGGTCAGCGCAACCAATGAAGCCGACATGAAACACGCCGCGGACCGGGCGATGCAAATTTTGGCCGCGGTACCCGGCGCAACCGACGTCAAACTTTCAGCCGAAGACGGCAAACCCGAAACGCGCATCGAAGTGGATCGTCAAAAAATGGCGGCTTTCGGTCTGACCATCGCCGATATCGGGCAAACGCTACGCATTGCGTTGACCGGCGATGAAGATTCCAAATTTCGCGACGGCGCCAACGAATATACGATACGCATTCGCCTCGACGAATTTGATCGTTCTAACCTCAACGACGTGCGCCATCTGAGTTTTATCAATAGCCGTAACGAACAAATCGAACTCCAACAATTTGCATCGATTTATCAAACGGCCGGCCCTTCCAAATTGCAACGTCAGGATCGTATCGGTTCTATAACCGTGATGGGACAGGTGCTCGGACGTCCGAGCGGTAATGTGGTGCAGGATTTCCAAAAAGCCATCGCTTTGGAAAAAGATAAACTCGGTAAGGATGTTACATTCACTTATCTCGGCGATGAAGAAAACCGATCGGAAGGTTTCGGCAGTATGGGATTGGCTTTTCTTGCCGGCGTACTTTTCGTTTATCTTATCATGGTGGCGCTGTACGATTCATACCTGTATCCGTTTGTGGTTTTATTTTCAATCCCCGTGGCCGGCGTGGGCGCGTTGCTTGCGCTTGCCTTAGCCATCAAGTCACTCTCAATCTTTTCATTACTCGGTATGATCATGATGATCGGTCTGGTTGCGAAAAACGCCATCTTGCTTGTCGATCGTACCAATGACATGAAAGCGCAAGGGATGCAAACCTATGATGCTTTGATGGAAGCCGGCAGCGCACGACTCCGCCCCATTCTGATGACCACGATGGCGATGGTGATCGGTATGTTGCCTATTGCTTTAGCCAGCGGCGCCGGTGCGGAATGGAAAACAGGTCTCGCCTGGGCTTTGATCGGCGGTTTGACGAGTTCGATGTTCCTCACGTTGATTTTTGTACCGATCGTGTATCTGAAGTTTGATGATTGGAAAAACAGAGTTCCTCAGTTTTTCAAACGCGTTACGGGTAAACATAGCGAACCCGTCATACTGGCTACCGGCTCCAACGGTCATTATGGAAAAGCCGAAACGGTAAAATCAGAAGCGTAA
- a CDS encoding efflux RND transporter periplasmic adaptor subunit codes for MRKLKITLGIFAVIAFIALGLWNNKVRSASKMNASIAITSVSVSVAPAVMEKIDQAISVVGTITANNDVAIVSETQGRVVSVNAKVGDQLGAGSVIAQVDDELKKANYLLAEANYQKTKKDLERNEELFKNNAISTSQIESSRLAFQSAEAQYIVARRQYNDTRITTPIGGIVSSRSVDFGTMVVPGTVIANVVDVSKLKVKIQLAEHDVFKIKNGDKAVVSTDVYPGMEFEARVENISAKADEAHTYPVELSLNNNSKNPLKAGMFARVDFKTFVERTSVVIAREALVGSLKKPQVFVVEGDKAVLRNIVVGVASSHKIEVLSGLKEGENVVIKGQNNLQDQSTIRVAQ; via the coding sequence ATGCGTAAACTAAAAATAACACTCGGGATTTTTGCGGTCATAGCTTTTATTGCGCTCGGTTTGTGGAATAACAAAGTGCGCAGCGCTTCCAAAATGAATGCTTCGATCGCGATCACATCGGTTTCCGTATCCGTCGCACCGGCGGTCATGGAAAAAATCGATCAAGCGATATCCGTCGTCGGTACGATCACGGCCAATAATGACGTGGCCATCGTATCGGAAACACAAGGTCGTGTGGTGAGCGTCAATGCCAAAGTCGGCGATCAATTAGGCGCCGGATCGGTCATCGCACAGGTGGATGACGAACTAAAAAAAGCCAATTACCTGCTTGCCGAAGCAAACTATCAAAAAACAAAAAAAGACCTCGAGCGCAACGAAGAACTTTTTAAAAACAACGCGATCTCGACCAGTCAGATCGAATCTTCGCGCCTGGCTTTCCAATCGGCCGAAGCGCAATACATCGTGGCACGCCGTCAGTACAATGATACGCGTATCACGACTCCGATCGGCGGCATCGTTTCGTCCCGTTCGGTTGATTTCGGAACGATGGTCGTTCCCGGCACCGTGATTGCCAATGTCGTGGATGTTTCGAAACTGAAAGTAAAAATCCAATTGGCCGAGCACGACGTATTTAAAATCAAAAACGGCGATAAAGCTGTGGTCTCCACCGATGTTTATCCCGGGATGGAATTTGAAGCCCGTGTAGAAAACATCAGCGCCAAAGCGGATGAAGCGCACACCTATCCGGTCGAACTGAGCCTCAACAATAATTCCAAAAATCCGCTCAAAGCCGGAATGTTTGCCCGCGTTGACTTTAAAACATTTGTAGAACGTACATCCGTAGTCATCGCACGCGAAGCTTTGGTCGGCAGCTTAAAAAAACCGCAAGTATTCGTAGTCGAAGGGGATAAAGCCGTACTGCGTAATATTGTGGTAGGCGTTGCATCCAGTCACAAAATCGAAGTATTGAGCGGTCTCAAAGAAGGCGAAAACGTGGTGATCAAAGGACAAAACAACCTCCAGGATCAATCCACTATCCGTGTCGCCCAGTAA